In Hevea brasiliensis isolate MT/VB/25A 57/8 unplaced genomic scaffold, ASM3005281v1 Scaf398, whole genome shotgun sequence, a single window of DNA contains:
- the LOC110666828 gene encoding putative glutamine amidotransferase GAT1_2.1: protein MDSDLSVSIPRVLIVSRRSVRKNKFVDFVGEYHLDLIVGYGAVPVIVPRVSGVHKLLDSFEPIHGVLLCEGEDIDPSLYDAESTNLSPEELEQIRRRHASDTAIDREKDSIEFRLAKLCLERNIPYLGICRGSQVLNVACGGALYLDIEKEISNKFAESQRVKHIDYDNYDGHRHVIKVIESSPLHHWFKDSLEEAKMEISVNSYHHQGVKRLAQRFVPMAYAPDGLIEAFFDPDAYNPEEGKFIMGLQFHPERMRQPDTDQFDYPGCPKAYQEFVKAVIVYQKKLNSTTSVPKPMKLNQEMENKRKVILWSFSFARNMFTTGQELHPSKESELKAGAEFPQCNTALSQQENRLEQIGATMRNGGSYIERLQLNEESESLAKNVMGKMSREQLSDLLSFYHVMGQICSEVLERKLNGINCQ from the exons ATGGATTCCGATCTCTCTGTCAGTATCCCTCGTGTCCTCATCGTCTCTAGACGCAGCGTTCGCAAGAACAAGTTCGTAGATTTTGTGG GTGAATATCACCTTGATCTTATAGTAGGCTACGGTGCCGTACCAGTTATTGTGCCTCGTGTTAGTGGGGTGCATAAGTTGCTGGACAGTTTTGAGCCGATCCATGGTGTTCTTCTTTGTGAAGGAGAAGATATTGATCCATCTCTGTATGATGCTGAATCAACTAATCTTTCACCAGAAGAGTTGGAACAAATCAGGAGGCGGCACGCAAGCGATACAGCTATTGACAGAGAGAAGGATTCAATCGAATTTAGGCTTGCTAAACTTTGCCTGGAAAGGAACATACCTTACTTGGGAATTTGCAGAGGTTCACAGGTTCTAAATGTTGCCTGCGGAGGTGCCCTTTATCTAGATATAGAAAAGGAGATATCAAACAAGTTCGCGGAGTCCCAAAGAGTGAAGCACATTGATTATGATAATTATGATGGGCATCGACACGTGATTAAGGTAATTGAGAGCAGCCCTCTGCACCATTGGTTCAAGGATTCTTTGGAAGAGGCTAAAATGGAAATTTCTGTTAATAGTTACCACCACCAAGGCGTTAAGAGGTTGGCCCAAAGATTTGTGCCAATGGCTTACGCACCTGATGGATTGATTGAAGCGTTTTTTGATCCAGATGCCTATAATCCTGAAGAGGGTAAGTTTATAATGGGACTCCAGTTCCATCCGGAGAGAATGAGGCAGCCTGATACCGATCAATTTGATTATCCAGGATGCCCAAAGGCTTATCAG GAATTTGTGAAGGCCGTAATTGTCTATCAGAAGAAACTTAATAGCACTACATCAGTGCCAAAGCCTATGAAGCTAAATCAAGAAATGGAGAATAAAAGAAAAGTTATACTATGGAGCTTCTCATTTGCAAGAAATATGTTTACTACTGGCCAAGAGCTGCACCCATCAAAAGAATCAGAGCTGAAAGCTGGAGCAGAATTTCCACAG TGCAACACAGCTTTGAGCCAACAAGAGAATAGGCTAGAGCAGATAGGAGCAACAATGAGGAATGGTGGATCCTACATTGAGAGATTGCAGTTGAATGAGGAAAGTGAAAGCCTAGCAAAAAATGTGATGGGAAAAATGTCGAGGGAGCAGTTATCTGATCTCCTGTCTTTCTACCACGTGATGGGCCAGATTTGCTCTGAGGTCCTGGAAAGAAAGCTTAACGGCATTAATTGTCAGTGA